One Nematostella vectensis chromosome 10, jaNemVect1.1, whole genome shotgun sequence genomic window, GGACTTTGTCTCTAAAGCTAGCTCAGCACAACAATGGTAATAATACAGCATTGTTTTTCTGGAGAACACTTCAATGTGTTCTTTGACCAGGTCAAGGTATTTCTGAGCCATAGCCAGCTGGTTAGGGAGCACACTAAGCTCTGTGCTATTGCTAGAAGGAAGTGGCTGCAGTTCTAAAGAGGCCAGCTTTATGTACGTAAGGTACAACTTGTCTTCCATCCCATCAACACTTGAAATATCCCTGTAGATTTTAACTGCCTCAAGGAACTTCTCTCTAGCTTCAGGAATCAGATTGTTAAGGAACACTTGATTCCTCTTAGCATGCACCATTAGAACTAACCCCTCGTAGAAGCAAAGATCACCATAATCTTCACACGGTCCTACACCTTCAAGATTCTTTCGTGCAATATCCAGACTTTCCCCTGCATTCCCTATACAACCCTCGTTAAAATGTACCTCGGATAAGTAAACATATGTTCTCCCTGTCAGCAAAGACTTGTTTCTACACTTGCTCAACAGATCAGCAGCATTTTTGTACAGCTCTTTGGCGTAGTCACAGTAACGTTTCCTGCAAGCTTGTAAGCCTTGTTCTAAAAGCACAACTACCTTGAGGTCTGTATCGGCATGATAACGACCGATAGCATGAGACAATAACGTGTCTAACTCGCTATAGCGTGCTTCCTTCTTCATTTCATTGACAGCTCTAATGAATTTACAATAGTTGTCATTAGAATACAAATACGGTTGTGATTGATTTTTGCTTAGGATTCCAGCCTTTAGTTTCAGTCTTTTCGGATTCGTGTCCTGTTCAATTTCGCGTGATCGCGTGTAGATGTCGAACTCTACGCTCGATACATAGCCTCCCTGGCATACCTCGGCAAAATATGGATCATCTTTCCACAAGTCTCTCGACAACAACTCAGTACCTTCCAGTTTCAGACCGACTTTGATTCGAAATCGCATCTTCTCGCCAAAGAAACGAAACCAGAATCCATACACATCCTTTGAAAGTTCAAGACATATTTTCCGTTGGTCCGATAAGGGACAACAACAGAAGAAAGAATCTTGTGTTTGATCTTGTGGTAGTTCAACACCATCGAGTGAAAACCTTACAACTGAGACAACTTGTAAGCTGTACCACAAACCATGAACGCCTCCCATGGCCCCCTCGTCCAACTCGAAATCTTCACGCTTTTCCGAATCATAGCAAACGGGTAGAGAAACTCGAGATGTTTGCCCTAGAAGCTCCAACTCGACATAACAATCGTTGTTCGGGTCAGGGAACTTGAGCCTGTTTCGACCGCTCACAACAGGACTAGTGGGACAATCGAAAACATTCAACGTGGGTTTTTCCAAGCGTAAATGTTCTAGAAGTCTAGCTTGGGCCGTCTTGTTTCGTAAATACGGCACGGTGGAATAACCTGAATAGCCATTGGAAGACCAATACATGGATTTTCCTCAGTCTCGACGTGGAGAAAACGCAAcgttccttttttcttttacgcAAAAAGAAAACTGAATCGACCTTTGGACCGATGTAAACAGTATCCCATAATGCCATATGGCGGCCGGTTTCGCGGGATTTTTGGCTCCGACCCAGTTCTCCCCCTAGTCTTCTTTCTTGTGAAAATTTTGATTCCAAAAACACTACAAATCATACATTAAAGCTGAAAAGATTACAAGCATTTTGCATTCTTTGACGAAGAGAACACACGGCTTACAATCGAAGGAGGGGAGTGAAAGTAGaaatattgatatatttttaattgacTGAAGACTTGCGGTCGCTTTATAACTTCGtcatttattatatatatcTTCAAGATTAAAAATAGCTCAATGAAATAATAGTCATCGAAAAGAAATGAGTCTCGACGGACTGCAAAGCGTCTTTATAAAAGAGAGAATTATTTGAAATTGACATCCTGTGGTTTAAGAGCAGGCCCGGTCGCATAATCTAGAGGAGAAAGCAAACATGGCGGCGCAAGTTTGCAGTGATGTCAGTGAAGCGATCGAAATCTGCCCCATTCGCCGACTATATCTGAAACCCATAGCCAAGTTAACAATCCAGGTTTCACTGCCTGAGATTAAGGTGGCCGGAGTCTCGATATCGAACTGGGAAGTGATGGAAAAACTGAAAGCAATGGTAGCGCCAGATCAGTTTGCTGTTTTACGTGTTGTGGAATCGACTCTAGAAATGATCCGATTTGAAGCAGAAACAGAGACAAAAGGAGTTTTATCTAAGTTCATTGATAAACTTGACGGAAATGTTATCAAGTTAGGTGGATTTGCAGACCCTCTAAAAGTCCGGGCGAAAGAGACGAAGCTCAAATTTCCCACAATGCACGAGTGGGACTCCTTCTTTCGGGACGCTAAAGAACTGAATGAATGTAAACCAGGGGAGAGGCCTGATACTATAACTATCAAGGGATTACCTTCCAAATGGTTCGCGACGCAGCAGTCTGGGGATAAACCTTGTGAGAATACAGTAATATCagtttttcaacattttggcAAAATCCGTTGTATAGACATCCCAATCTTGGATAGTTATAGACAACAgataacaaacaacaaaagtgAATTCCAGACGTTTTATTTTGGATCACATCTGCATTTTGATGTGTACATCCAGTTTAAGCAGTACCAAGGCTTTACGTCAGCAATGACATCCTTCAAGGGAATGAAGCTTGTGCACATTTCAGAGGAAGGAAGAGCTGCCGCAGCTAATATTATGGTTGATTTTGATAGGACAAGTCATTTAAGTGCTAAGAATATAGAGGCACGAGACAGGGAGAGGAAGAGAATAattgagaaagaaaaagaagaggaGGAAAGAAAGAGGAAAGAGGAAGAAGAGCTAGAAAGAAGGAAGCACCAGGAGAGAATGGAGATTCAACGACGAGAGGCAGAGAAAGTAAAGCAGATGATGGATGAGTTAAGGAAGAAGGAGGAAAGAAGACGGAAAAGAGAGGAGAAAAGGAGGAAGAAGAAAGAGGAACAAGAACGCCTAGAGCAGCAAAGGAGGCAACGGGAACAAAGAATTGCAGAGAAGAGAAAGAGATTAGAGGAACAGAGAAAAGTTGAATCTTTACATCTATTGAAGGAACTTTTAAAGCGAGTTGCTGATAAAAGAGCCgaggaggaagaagaaaaacgaaaaagagaaaaagaacttgATATGCTTAGACAGATAGAGGAAAAGAAACGGAAGCTTGAAGAAGAAGAGCGACTTAAGGAAGAAGTTGAAAAACAGAAGAAAATTAAACTTGAGCAGCAAGAAAAAGAACTCAGAGATAAACTACTAAAAAACTTAAAAGAAATGAAAGAAAGGAAACAAGAACTAGAAAGGGAGCTTTTAcgtaaacagataaaaaacaaGGTCAAGCTAAATtcaatcataaaaaaatagtagTCACAAGATTACACTTTAGCTGAGTAATTCTATTCTCCAGTTTATCAGGATGTTAACAAAGGAGAACAAGGATAATAAAGTATTGATATGACATCTTGTATTTAGAACTTTAGACAATTTTGCTGTACATTATACATCCTGTAGACTTGTAAGTTAGTCCAATTACTCAAATGAGTACTTGTTTCATAAATTCATTAGCCCATGAAAATACACTTTTGTGTATTACACTTTGATGCCATCTAATTTGTTAGTTCAAAGAATATTCGCAAGGCAAAATAAGGGATAGCCATCTACATGGCTGCATACTTCagctattattttatttttcaatgtttCACCTCCCCCTATCACCGTTTATAAGAAGATTTTACAGTCAAATAAGGTCAAGCGTGTCACCCTAGAGCTGATTATTAAGTTCATTATTCAAAATATCATTTGATTATTTGCAGCATAGTTTCCAATCTTGAAAGAGTTTTCGAATTTTCAATGCAAAGTCTCATTCAAAATAGCAGCAAGAAACTGCCATGGTCATGTTTATTAGCCGGGAAAGCCTTTGTTTCCCTTCCTACTTAGGGAAGGTATTGATTTATGCAATTTTGGTTTCTCTAAGAGACATTTCACGGGAATTGTGCTTCTTTGTGAGTGAAAACATTCGAAAATTCGTCTCAAGAATGGAAACTTCTCAGCAAATAATCAAATGAAATTTCGAAATATGAACCTGGTTTGACTGTAAAACTAGGCTGTTAAAACATTTTCTCTAATAGTTTGGCTCCCCTTTGTAGCCCCACAGTGGTAACTAACTTCAGCTATGTTtgacaatttctttttttttttcatttggtATCTTGAGCGTCTTAGATTTGCTGTGCAGTAATCCCATTGCAACGTTCCTTCACATTGCTTGGATACATTATCTTAAAGAACACTTATTCCTTAGAATGCCTTGGTACCTTGAACttgcttttttaattttgtatttggcttgtggGCACTTAACAGCTTGTACAGGCCAGTTGAGGCATAATACACCATCTTGCATGATTTGGGGCAGAAACAGTGTTTGGttgtgaataaaaaaaaattaagacaaGATCAACATGGTTTGTCTAATAGTAGAGTAATTTTTTGCTTGAGCTGTTTGTCTGACAATCAAGCTTTTTTGCAATATCCGAGATAAAACCACTTTGTCTATTTACAATCACTATGGGTATCACAGTAAAAATGGGAACTTTGTCAGTTCCATTcaaacattacagtacatacaacaacaacaacaacaacaacgaaaacATAAAGCTACTTTAGTTTGGCAGGGATGGGTGTTTAATCCCCTACAGGTAAAAAAACTTATTACAGAAGACATTCTTTCCTTTctaattttgtgttttttt contains:
- the LOC5519170 gene encoding A-kinase anchor protein 17A, producing MAAQVCSDVSEAIEICPIRRLYLKPIAKLTIQVSLPEIKVAGVSISNWEVMEKLKAMVAPDQFAVLRVVESTLEMIRFEAETETKGVLSKFIDKLDGNVIKLGGFADPLKVRAKETKLKFPTMHEWDSFFRDAKELNECKPGERPDTITIKGLPSKWFATQQSGDKPCENTVISVFQHFGKIRCIDIPILDSYRQQITNNKSEFQTFYFGSHLHFDVYIQFKQYQGFTSAMTSFKGMKLVHISEEGRAAAANIMVDFDRTSHLSAKNIEARDRERKRIIEKEKEEEERKRKEEEELERRKHQERMEIQRREAEKVKQMMDELRKKEERRRKREEKRRKKKEEQERLEQQRRQREQRIAEKRKRLEEQRKVESLHLLKELLKRVADKRAEEEEEKRKREKELDMLRQIEEKKRKLEEEERLKEEVEKQKKIKLEQQEKELRDKLLKNLKEMKERKQELERELLRKQIKNKVKLNSIIKK
- the LOC5519223 gene encoding uncharacterized protein LOC5519223, which encodes MYWSSNGYSGYSTVPYLRNKTAQARLLEHLRLEKPTLNVFDCPTSPVVSGRNRLKFPDPNNDCYVELELLGQTSRVSLPVCYDSEKREDFELDEGAMGGVHGLWYSLQVVSVVRFSLDGVELPQDQTQDSFFCCCPLSDQRKICLELSKDVYGFWFRFFGEKMRFRIKVGLKLEGTELLSRDLWKDDPYFAEVCQGGYVSSVEFDIYTRSREIEQDTNPKRLKLKAGILSKNQSQPYLYSNDNYCKFIRAVNEMKKEARYSELDTLLSHAIGRYHADTDLKVVVLLEQGLQACRKRYCDYAKELYKNAADLLSKCRNKSLLTGRTYVYLSEVHFNEGCIGNAGESLDIARKNLEGVGPCEDYGDLCFYEGLVLMVHAKRNQVFLNNLIPEAREKFLEAVKIYRDISSVDGMEDKLYLTYIKLASLELQPLPSSNSTELSVLPNQLAMAQKYLDLVKEHIEVFSRKTMLYYYHCCAELALETKSMDTAREYLSKAEDIAIRDHMENEVHVDIALEEIRRCLKQEFASVGSPVVVIKDEDKPPMEEKELCDLLDGYYGDESN